Within Spinacia oleracea cultivar Varoflay chromosome 4, BTI_SOV_V1, whole genome shotgun sequence, the genomic segment CATCTAGTTTTTGTAAAATTACATAATCCGGTATTTCTTTGATCCTCGTTAGAGTCCCAGCTTCCACGTACACCTACGAAATTATAaagtttttatatatataagacGATCTTACACAAAAGAACGAGTTGGTGTTATATAAGTTAAGTAATGGAACCAATTATTACacactggaaccaattagttaagcaataaaattaattaattaagcaatggaaccaattagttgaACAATCAAAACGATCTTTTCGGTATGACGGTATTACATAAAAGTTACAGCTACAAAATTATGCATACACATGATGGAGTATGTACTAATTAAGGATATGCCAATATACTCCCTTTGTACTTTTTTGGGGGGTTATATTTTTACCCGCACAAGTATTAggaattttaattgaatgaagTAAGTGGgataattgaaaaaaaaaaaaagaaaaaaaaataggcGAGGGTGTAAAAGTCACTCAttctgtctctttttgttctttaattacGTTTGTATTATACATGCGATTTAATGACTAATTATAGTGCATTGagatttctctattttttttaatttttaaataagtcaaattacgtttatttataatgttttcacttttattaataatctgacattgggaaaatgagaatttttttaattcCCCGGCCAATGGAAAAATATGAGAGATTAAATGtcccaataaaaataaaattaattgattaaaataatctTTTGGCACATATTTTGATAGAATAGTATAGAATATTGACATTTATgttttaatataaaaggaaacgTAAAGACAAAATGGGACACCTAAAATGGAATACGTagagaacaaaaagagacataaccaattatttaatttatgatTGCATGTAGTGGGAAATAATAAAGAATTAGGGAGTGGGTACCAAAAATAAACACATGTAACTCCTAATAAATTACGGCCGTAAGTAATAATTGTAACTCCTAAAAAATAAAGAGCTAGAGACTAgagagtactccctccattctatAATGCTGTTCCAATTTCTATTTTTCACGTTTGCCAATAcacattttgtattatttatatCTCCATTGtacattagcaaaaattataaaaatttgatattattaaaatactcattgatactaatcaaacaagaccccatataaatatgttttatgatattggaaataatttagaagattcTATTCAAGACCCCCACATGAAAATttaatcacaaattcttatttacaatgggtgtacaataaatattgtacaccggagtaaaagttaactcaaaatgcttaaaagttaagcttatatatgtaaaagttatgtattttatagtgataaattttttaattttagtaaaacttatttctttaaaatgacaaataatgtataaaattaatcatttaaccctttaaaatgtttatctatcaacttttttattcctaatataaaagttaatcaaaactaggttaaagttacaaaaaattgggtaaaagttatcttggtgtacaataaatttattgtacacctagtgcacgcaagaccttttgaaattttatacggagtaaacaTATTATACCTTGTTAAATTTATTGGATTTGTCCCAAGCCAAGAGCCATCCAAGACCAGGATATGCACTAGCGGAATATATAATTGCACCTTTTGAGTTTGACACATGAAGATCACTACTACTAGTACCCTTGTGCACAAACGTACCAATACCATTTTTCCTAGCTATCTTAGAAGGAGGTAGATCCATGAATTTTCCAGTCCATGAAGTTATTTTCTCAAACTCTAGATCTCTAGAATAGTTGACATTTTGCACAACTCCGGTGACCAAAACCTCTTGATCTTGGCTCGAGTACACCGCCTTTTCTTTGATGTTTTTAGCCAACGACTCCGCCTCCTTCATTGCCTCTCCGATTGCTGCTTTCTCCTTGTCGGATAATTGGTTCACGCCATGATCAGCTTGTTGTATCGAAGCCATTATTAATTATATTGCTTCACGTATGTAATTAAtggaaagaacaaaaagaaaattagtAATTATTTTTATCATTATAAGCTAATGCATGTGAAAATcaccaatatatatatatatatttctatatatatatatatatatatatatatatatatattaaagatggttgtgggatGGGCCCGACACGACATGTAAAAAGCTCGACTCGATACTGGCACGAAAAAAGCAAGAGCAAGAAGTCATGGAAAGGGCCTGAGCCTcgttttttggaaaaaataagGCAAGG encodes:
- the LOC110783248 gene encoding uncharacterized protein is translated as MASIQQADHGVNQLSDKEKAAIGEAMKEAESLAKNIKEKAVYSSQDQEVLVTGVVQNVNYSRDLEFEKITSWTGKFMDLPPSKIARKNGIGTFVHKGTSSSDLHVSNSKGAIIYSASAYPGLGWLLAWDKSNKFNKVYVEAGTLTRIKEIPDYVILQKLDASDDMCRYWDTKTGASASAQINNYDDSMAMIAVSFDQFE